A window from Pagrus major chromosome 4, Pma_NU_1.0 encodes these proteins:
- the lpin1a gene encoding phosphatidate phosphatase LPIN1 isoform X3, with protein MNYVGQLAGQVFVQVKELYRGLNPATLSGCIDVIVVRQPDGTLQCSPFHVRFGKMGVLRSREKVVDIEINGEPVSLHMKLGENGEAFFVRETENTLEVVPSYLATSPIMSMGEQLMESQLGRGSSRHHDTIPCSSLPVQSLGPQQSDGGMTKKRRKRRRKARPEAGGGGGGRREESGEEFSEEEDMFTIDLSSDEEGDCSRPGYGDQGSTANTHTRPSTDWTRSQSSADDSRSSTPKSDSELTNQNKDNPEMLWTWGELPQAAQPSFLTAHQKQDAVSIPVSASTHFRAISDTGAPSITTYAPQPGETAAHGRDKDTEECKNGARVELTTNSGDRAGGEQGRDVESVGPLCAEMEALTACSMSPRILPDHLDEGGNRGSPIRRTDSPSKKKEKRSQHLGADGIYLDDITELEPEVAALYFPKSDGGSSSMRGDSEMMMMAVRSANQSPQSVGSSGMDSGVDSLSDQIGDMPHVAISLCGGLTDNREITREEFKERAITYQQFSENPSIIDDPNLVVKIGNKYYNWSTAAPVMLAMQVYQKPLPQASVENIMKEKMPKKGGRWWFSWRSRNSDSKSESAIEAGGGRDESSITMPSASRMKDESSSSDEDHRSSNQASGSCQSELLVSSGSVCYKKTLRLTSEQLASLQLKEGPNDVVFSVTTQYQGTCRCNGTIYLWSWDDKIVISDIDGTITRSDTLGHILPTLGKDWTHQGIARLYHKVSQNGYKFMYCSARAIGMADMTRGYLHWVNERGTMLPMGPVLLSPSSLFSALHREVIEKKPEKFKIECLTDIKNLFYPNTEPFYAAFGNRATDVYSYKEVGVPLNRIFTVNPKGELVQEHAKTNISSFGRLCEMVDHVFPVLARGEAADFSCTDTFAQCNYWNEHLPEGTSQEEEEDPQPLETS; from the exons ATGAACTATGTGGGTCAGTTGGCGGGCCAGGTGTTTGTGCAGGTCAAGGAGCTGTACAGGGGACTCAACCCTGCAACCCTGTCCGGATGTATAGATGTCATCGTGGTGCGGCAGCCCGATGGCACCCTGCAGTGCTCCCCCTTCCACGTACGCTTCGGCAAGATGGGTGTGCTGCGGTCCCGTGAGAAAGTG GTGGACATAGAGATCAACGGAGAGCCCGTGAGTTTGCACATGAAGCTGGGTGAGAATGGAGAGGCCTTCTTCGTCAGAGAGACCGAGAACACACTG GAAGTGGTTCCGTCCTACCTTGCAACATCACCCATCATGTCGATGGGGGAGCAGTTAATGGAGTCCCAGCTAGGCAGGGGCAGTTCTCGTCATCATG ACACCATTCCCTGCAGCTCACTTCCTGTCCAGAGCCTGGGGCCTCAGCAAAGTGACGGCGGGATGAccaagaagaggaggaagaggagaagaaaggcaCGGCCAGAGGCAggcgggggaggaggagggaggagagaggagagtggagaAGAGTTCTCGGAGGAAGAGGACATGTTTACTATCGACTTGAGTTCTGATGAGGAGGGTGactgcagcag ACCTGGTTACGGTGATCAGGGGTCTACAGccaacacgcacacacgcccCAGCACTGATTGGACCCGTTCACAGAG CAGCGCTGACGATTCACGGTCATCAACGCCGAAGAGCGATTCAGAGCTAACCAATCAGAACAAAGACAACCCTGAGATGCTGTGGACCTGGGGGGAGCTGCCGCAGGCTGCCCAG CCGTCTTTCCTGACTGCCCACCAGAAGCAGGACGCTGTCTCCATCCCAGTGTCTGCCAGCACTCACTTCAGAGCCATCAGTGACACTGGAGCCCCCTCCATCACTACCTATGCTCCCCAGCCAGGGGAGACCGCTGCTCACGGTAGAGACAAGGACACTGAAGAATGTAAAAATGGAGCCAGGGTCGAACTAACCACTAACTCGGGGGACAGGGCTGGAGGAGAGCAAG ggaGAGACGTGGAAAGTGTCGGGCCCCTGTGTGCAGAGATGGAGGCTTTAACAGCCTGCTCGATGTCTCCCAGGATTCTCCCTGATCATCTTGACGAAGGCGGGAATAGAGGAAGTCCCATCAGAAGGACTGATTCACCGTCCAAGAAGAAAG AAAAGAGAAGCCAACACCTGGGTGCTGATGGAATATACCTGGATGACATCACAGAGCTGGAGCCTGAAGTAGCTGCTCTCTACTTCCCCAAAAG tGACGGAGGCAGCAGCTCCATGAGGGGAGACtcagagatgatgatgatggcagtGAGGAGCGCTAATCAGTCCCCACAGTCAGTGGGCAGCAGCGGGATGGACAGCGGCGTAGACAGTCTGTCCGACCAAATAGGGGACATGCCCCATGTTGCCATCTCTCTGTGCGGAGGACTCACTGACAACAGGGAGATCACACGAG AGGAGTTCAAGGAGAGGGCAATTACCTACCAGCAGTTCTCTGAAAACCCTTCTATTATCGATGACCCTAACCTGGTGGTCAAGATCGGAAACAA GTACTACAACTGGAGCACAGCGGCTCCTGTCATGTTGGCCATGCAGGTCTATCAGAAACCACTGCCGCAG GCCTCAGTGGAGAACATCATGAAGGAGAAGATGCCAAAGAAAGGAGGACGCTGGTGGTTCTCATGGAGGAGCCGGAACAGCGACTCCAAATCA GAATCAGCGATAGAAGCGGGAGGAGGCCGGGACGAGAGTTCAATCACTATGCCCTCAGCGAGCAG GATGAAGGATGAGTCATCCTCTAGTGACGAGGACCACAGATCGTCCAATCAGGCGTCAGGATCGTGTCAGTCAGAGCTCCTCGTGAGTTCTGGCAGCGTCTGTTATAAGAAGACTCTTCGGCTCACCTCAGAGCAACTG gccaGCCTGCAGCTGAAGGAGGGTCCTAATGATGTGGTGTTCAGTGTGACCACTCAGTATCAGGGCACCTGTCGCTGCAATGGCACAATCTATCTCTGGAGCTGGGATGATAAGATAGTCATCTCTGATATAGATGGAACCATCACCAG GTCAGACACACTGGGTCACATCCTCCCCACACTGGGTAAAGACTGGACCCACCAGGGCATCGCACGGCTCTATCACAAAGTCAGCCA GAATGGATATAAATTCATGTACTGCTCGGCGAGGGCCATCGGCATGGCTGATATGACTCGAGGCTACCTGCACTGGGTCAATGAGAGGGGAACCATGCTGCCAATGGGGCCGGTGCTGCTCAGCCCCAGCAGCCTTTTCTCTGCATTGCACAG GGAGGTGATTGAGAAGAAACCAGAGAAGTTTAAGATCGAGTGTCTCACAGACATAAAGAACCTTTTCTACCCAAACACTGAACCTTTCTACGCTGCTTTCGGCAACAGAGCTACG GATGTATATTCCTATAAGGAGGTGGGTGTTCCTCTAAACAGGATTTTCACTGTCAATCCCAAAGGGGAGCTGGTACAGGAGCACGCCAAAACCAATATCTCCTC CTTCGGCCGTCTGTGCGAGATGGTCGACCACGTCTTCCCGGTCCTAGCTCGAGGTGAGGCAGCAGACTTCTCCTGCACTGACACCTTCGCCCAGTGCAACTACTGGAACGAACATCTTCCCGAAGGCACCAgccaggaagaagaggaagaccCACAGCCACTTGAGACAAGCTGA
- the lpin1a gene encoding phosphatidate phosphatase LPIN1 isoform X1, which yields MNYVGQLAGQVFVQVKELYRGLNPATLSGCIDVIVVRQPDGTLQCSPFHVRFGKMGVLRSREKVVDIEINGEPVSLHMKLGENGEAFFVRETENTLEVVPSYLATSPIMSMGEQLMESQLGRGSSRHHDTIPCSSLPVQSLGPQQSDGGMTKKRRKRRRKARPEAGGGGGGRREESGEEFSEEEDMFTIDLSSDEEGDCSRPGYGDQGSTANTHTRPSTDWTRSQSNLIKETLSIPPPCGLSISCPQQTSHFSSAISADDSRSSTPKSDSELTNQNKDNPEMLWTWGELPQAAQPSFLTAHQKQDAVSIPVSASTHFRAISDTGAPSITTYAPQPGETAAHGRDKDTEECKNGARVELTTNSGDRAGGEQGRDVESVGPLCAEMEALTACSMSPRILPDHLDEGGNRGSPIRRTDSPSKKKEKRSQHLGADGIYLDDITELEPEVAALYFPKSDGGSSSMRGDSEMMMMAVRSANQSPQSVGSSGMDSGVDSLSDQIGDMPHVAISLCGGLTDNREITREEFKERAITYQQFSENPSIIDDPNLVVKIGNKYYNWSTAAPVMLAMQVYQKPLPQASVENIMKEKMPKKGGRWWFSWRSRNSDSKSESAIEAGGGRDESSITMPSASRMKDESSSSDEDHRSSNQASGSCQSELLVSSGSVCYKKTLRLTSEQLASLQLKEGPNDVVFSVTTQYQGTCRCNGTIYLWSWDDKIVISDIDGTITRSDTLGHILPTLGKDWTHQGIARLYHKVSQNGYKFMYCSARAIGMADMTRGYLHWVNERGTMLPMGPVLLSPSSLFSALHREVIEKKPEKFKIECLTDIKNLFYPNTEPFYAAFGNRATDVYSYKEVGVPLNRIFTVNPKGELVQEHAKTNISSFGRLCEMVDHVFPVLARGEAADFSCTDTFAQCNYWNEHLPEGTSQEEEEDPQPLETS from the exons ATGAACTATGTGGGTCAGTTGGCGGGCCAGGTGTTTGTGCAGGTCAAGGAGCTGTACAGGGGACTCAACCCTGCAACCCTGTCCGGATGTATAGATGTCATCGTGGTGCGGCAGCCCGATGGCACCCTGCAGTGCTCCCCCTTCCACGTACGCTTCGGCAAGATGGGTGTGCTGCGGTCCCGTGAGAAAGTG GTGGACATAGAGATCAACGGAGAGCCCGTGAGTTTGCACATGAAGCTGGGTGAGAATGGAGAGGCCTTCTTCGTCAGAGAGACCGAGAACACACTG GAAGTGGTTCCGTCCTACCTTGCAACATCACCCATCATGTCGATGGGGGAGCAGTTAATGGAGTCCCAGCTAGGCAGGGGCAGTTCTCGTCATCATG ACACCATTCCCTGCAGCTCACTTCCTGTCCAGAGCCTGGGGCCTCAGCAAAGTGACGGCGGGATGAccaagaagaggaggaagaggagaagaaaggcaCGGCCAGAGGCAggcgggggaggaggagggaggagagaggagagtggagaAGAGTTCTCGGAGGAAGAGGACATGTTTACTATCGACTTGAGTTCTGATGAGGAGGGTGactgcagcag ACCTGGTTACGGTGATCAGGGGTCTACAGccaacacgcacacacgcccCAGCACTGATTGGACCCGTTCACAGAG TAATTTGATTAAGGAgactctctccatccctccaccCTGTGGTCTGTCCATCTCTTGTCCACAGCAGACCTCTCACTTCTCTTCCGCTATTAG CGCTGACGATTCACGGTCATCAACGCCGAAGAGCGATTCAGAGCTAACCAATCAGAACAAAGACAACCCTGAGATGCTGTGGACCTGGGGGGAGCTGCCGCAGGCTGCCCAG CCGTCTTTCCTGACTGCCCACCAGAAGCAGGACGCTGTCTCCATCCCAGTGTCTGCCAGCACTCACTTCAGAGCCATCAGTGACACTGGAGCCCCCTCCATCACTACCTATGCTCCCCAGCCAGGGGAGACCGCTGCTCACGGTAGAGACAAGGACACTGAAGAATGTAAAAATGGAGCCAGGGTCGAACTAACCACTAACTCGGGGGACAGGGCTGGAGGAGAGCAAG ggaGAGACGTGGAAAGTGTCGGGCCCCTGTGTGCAGAGATGGAGGCTTTAACAGCCTGCTCGATGTCTCCCAGGATTCTCCCTGATCATCTTGACGAAGGCGGGAATAGAGGAAGTCCCATCAGAAGGACTGATTCACCGTCCAAGAAGAAAG AAAAGAGAAGCCAACACCTGGGTGCTGATGGAATATACCTGGATGACATCACAGAGCTGGAGCCTGAAGTAGCTGCTCTCTACTTCCCCAAAAG tGACGGAGGCAGCAGCTCCATGAGGGGAGACtcagagatgatgatgatggcagtGAGGAGCGCTAATCAGTCCCCACAGTCAGTGGGCAGCAGCGGGATGGACAGCGGCGTAGACAGTCTGTCCGACCAAATAGGGGACATGCCCCATGTTGCCATCTCTCTGTGCGGAGGACTCACTGACAACAGGGAGATCACACGAG AGGAGTTCAAGGAGAGGGCAATTACCTACCAGCAGTTCTCTGAAAACCCTTCTATTATCGATGACCCTAACCTGGTGGTCAAGATCGGAAACAA GTACTACAACTGGAGCACAGCGGCTCCTGTCATGTTGGCCATGCAGGTCTATCAGAAACCACTGCCGCAG GCCTCAGTGGAGAACATCATGAAGGAGAAGATGCCAAAGAAAGGAGGACGCTGGTGGTTCTCATGGAGGAGCCGGAACAGCGACTCCAAATCA GAATCAGCGATAGAAGCGGGAGGAGGCCGGGACGAGAGTTCAATCACTATGCCCTCAGCGAGCAG GATGAAGGATGAGTCATCCTCTAGTGACGAGGACCACAGATCGTCCAATCAGGCGTCAGGATCGTGTCAGTCAGAGCTCCTCGTGAGTTCTGGCAGCGTCTGTTATAAGAAGACTCTTCGGCTCACCTCAGAGCAACTG gccaGCCTGCAGCTGAAGGAGGGTCCTAATGATGTGGTGTTCAGTGTGACCACTCAGTATCAGGGCACCTGTCGCTGCAATGGCACAATCTATCTCTGGAGCTGGGATGATAAGATAGTCATCTCTGATATAGATGGAACCATCACCAG GTCAGACACACTGGGTCACATCCTCCCCACACTGGGTAAAGACTGGACCCACCAGGGCATCGCACGGCTCTATCACAAAGTCAGCCA GAATGGATATAAATTCATGTACTGCTCGGCGAGGGCCATCGGCATGGCTGATATGACTCGAGGCTACCTGCACTGGGTCAATGAGAGGGGAACCATGCTGCCAATGGGGCCGGTGCTGCTCAGCCCCAGCAGCCTTTTCTCTGCATTGCACAG GGAGGTGATTGAGAAGAAACCAGAGAAGTTTAAGATCGAGTGTCTCACAGACATAAAGAACCTTTTCTACCCAAACACTGAACCTTTCTACGCTGCTTTCGGCAACAGAGCTACG GATGTATATTCCTATAAGGAGGTGGGTGTTCCTCTAAACAGGATTTTCACTGTCAATCCCAAAGGGGAGCTGGTACAGGAGCACGCCAAAACCAATATCTCCTC CTTCGGCCGTCTGTGCGAGATGGTCGACCACGTCTTCCCGGTCCTAGCTCGAGGTGAGGCAGCAGACTTCTCCTGCACTGACACCTTCGCCCAGTGCAACTACTGGAACGAACATCTTCCCGAAGGCACCAgccaggaagaagaggaagaccCACAGCCACTTGAGACAAGCTGA
- the lpin1a gene encoding phosphatidate phosphatase LPIN1 isoform X2 — MNYVGQLAGQVFVQVKELYRGLNPATLSGCIDVIVVRQPDGTLQCSPFHVRFGKMGVLRSREKVVDIEINGEPVSLHMKLGENGEAFFVRETENTLEVVPSYLATSPIMSMGEQLMESQLGRGSSRHHDTIPCSSLPVQSLGPQQSDGGMTKKRRKRRRKARPEAGGGGGGRREESGEEFSEEEDMFTIDLSSDEEGDCSRPGYGDQGSTANTHTRPSTDWTRSQSNLIKETLSIPPPCGLSISCPQQTSHFSSAISSADDSRSSTPKSDSELTNQNKDNPEMLWTWGELPQAAQPSFLTAHQKQDAVSIPVSASTHFRAISDTGAPSITTYAPQPGETAAHGRDVESVGPLCAEMEALTACSMSPRILPDHLDEGGNRGSPIRRTDSPSKKKEKRSQHLGADGIYLDDITELEPEVAALYFPKSDGGSSSMRGDSEMMMMAVRSANQSPQSVGSSGMDSGVDSLSDQIGDMPHVAISLCGGLTDNREITREEFKERAITYQQFSENPSIIDDPNLVVKIGNKYYNWSTAAPVMLAMQVYQKPLPQASVENIMKEKMPKKGGRWWFSWRSRNSDSKSESAIEAGGGRDESSITMPSASRMKDESSSSDEDHRSSNQASGSCQSELLVSSGSVCYKKTLRLTSEQLASLQLKEGPNDVVFSVTTQYQGTCRCNGTIYLWSWDDKIVISDIDGTITRSDTLGHILPTLGKDWTHQGIARLYHKVSQNGYKFMYCSARAIGMADMTRGYLHWVNERGTMLPMGPVLLSPSSLFSALHREVIEKKPEKFKIECLTDIKNLFYPNTEPFYAAFGNRATDVYSYKEVGVPLNRIFTVNPKGELVQEHAKTNISSFGRLCEMVDHVFPVLARGEAADFSCTDTFAQCNYWNEHLPEGTSQEEEEDPQPLETS, encoded by the exons ATGAACTATGTGGGTCAGTTGGCGGGCCAGGTGTTTGTGCAGGTCAAGGAGCTGTACAGGGGACTCAACCCTGCAACCCTGTCCGGATGTATAGATGTCATCGTGGTGCGGCAGCCCGATGGCACCCTGCAGTGCTCCCCCTTCCACGTACGCTTCGGCAAGATGGGTGTGCTGCGGTCCCGTGAGAAAGTG GTGGACATAGAGATCAACGGAGAGCCCGTGAGTTTGCACATGAAGCTGGGTGAGAATGGAGAGGCCTTCTTCGTCAGAGAGACCGAGAACACACTG GAAGTGGTTCCGTCCTACCTTGCAACATCACCCATCATGTCGATGGGGGAGCAGTTAATGGAGTCCCAGCTAGGCAGGGGCAGTTCTCGTCATCATG ACACCATTCCCTGCAGCTCACTTCCTGTCCAGAGCCTGGGGCCTCAGCAAAGTGACGGCGGGATGAccaagaagaggaggaagaggagaagaaaggcaCGGCCAGAGGCAggcgggggaggaggagggaggagagaggagagtggagaAGAGTTCTCGGAGGAAGAGGACATGTTTACTATCGACTTGAGTTCTGATGAGGAGGGTGactgcagcag ACCTGGTTACGGTGATCAGGGGTCTACAGccaacacgcacacacgcccCAGCACTGATTGGACCCGTTCACAGAG TAATTTGATTAAGGAgactctctccatccctccaccCTGTGGTCTGTCCATCTCTTGTCCACAGCAGACCTCTCACTTCTCTTCCGCTATTAG CAGCGCTGACGATTCACGGTCATCAACGCCGAAGAGCGATTCAGAGCTAACCAATCAGAACAAAGACAACCCTGAGATGCTGTGGACCTGGGGGGAGCTGCCGCAGGCTGCCCAG CCGTCTTTCCTGACTGCCCACCAGAAGCAGGACGCTGTCTCCATCCCAGTGTCTGCCAGCACTCACTTCAGAGCCATCAGTGACACTGGAGCCCCCTCCATCACTACCTATGCTCCCCAGCCAGGGGAGACCGCTGCTCACG ggaGAGACGTGGAAAGTGTCGGGCCCCTGTGTGCAGAGATGGAGGCTTTAACAGCCTGCTCGATGTCTCCCAGGATTCTCCCTGATCATCTTGACGAAGGCGGGAATAGAGGAAGTCCCATCAGAAGGACTGATTCACCGTCCAAGAAGAAAG AAAAGAGAAGCCAACACCTGGGTGCTGATGGAATATACCTGGATGACATCACAGAGCTGGAGCCTGAAGTAGCTGCTCTCTACTTCCCCAAAAG tGACGGAGGCAGCAGCTCCATGAGGGGAGACtcagagatgatgatgatggcagtGAGGAGCGCTAATCAGTCCCCACAGTCAGTGGGCAGCAGCGGGATGGACAGCGGCGTAGACAGTCTGTCCGACCAAATAGGGGACATGCCCCATGTTGCCATCTCTCTGTGCGGAGGACTCACTGACAACAGGGAGATCACACGAG AGGAGTTCAAGGAGAGGGCAATTACCTACCAGCAGTTCTCTGAAAACCCTTCTATTATCGATGACCCTAACCTGGTGGTCAAGATCGGAAACAA GTACTACAACTGGAGCACAGCGGCTCCTGTCATGTTGGCCATGCAGGTCTATCAGAAACCACTGCCGCAG GCCTCAGTGGAGAACATCATGAAGGAGAAGATGCCAAAGAAAGGAGGACGCTGGTGGTTCTCATGGAGGAGCCGGAACAGCGACTCCAAATCA GAATCAGCGATAGAAGCGGGAGGAGGCCGGGACGAGAGTTCAATCACTATGCCCTCAGCGAGCAG GATGAAGGATGAGTCATCCTCTAGTGACGAGGACCACAGATCGTCCAATCAGGCGTCAGGATCGTGTCAGTCAGAGCTCCTCGTGAGTTCTGGCAGCGTCTGTTATAAGAAGACTCTTCGGCTCACCTCAGAGCAACTG gccaGCCTGCAGCTGAAGGAGGGTCCTAATGATGTGGTGTTCAGTGTGACCACTCAGTATCAGGGCACCTGTCGCTGCAATGGCACAATCTATCTCTGGAGCTGGGATGATAAGATAGTCATCTCTGATATAGATGGAACCATCACCAG GTCAGACACACTGGGTCACATCCTCCCCACACTGGGTAAAGACTGGACCCACCAGGGCATCGCACGGCTCTATCACAAAGTCAGCCA GAATGGATATAAATTCATGTACTGCTCGGCGAGGGCCATCGGCATGGCTGATATGACTCGAGGCTACCTGCACTGGGTCAATGAGAGGGGAACCATGCTGCCAATGGGGCCGGTGCTGCTCAGCCCCAGCAGCCTTTTCTCTGCATTGCACAG GGAGGTGATTGAGAAGAAACCAGAGAAGTTTAAGATCGAGTGTCTCACAGACATAAAGAACCTTTTCTACCCAAACACTGAACCTTTCTACGCTGCTTTCGGCAACAGAGCTACG GATGTATATTCCTATAAGGAGGTGGGTGTTCCTCTAAACAGGATTTTCACTGTCAATCCCAAAGGGGAGCTGGTACAGGAGCACGCCAAAACCAATATCTCCTC CTTCGGCCGTCTGTGCGAGATGGTCGACCACGTCTTCCCGGTCCTAGCTCGAGGTGAGGCAGCAGACTTCTCCTGCACTGACACCTTCGCCCAGTGCAACTACTGGAACGAACATCTTCCCGAAGGCACCAgccaggaagaagaggaagaccCACAGCCACTTGAGACAAGCTGA
- the lpin1a gene encoding phosphatidate phosphatase LPIN1 isoform X5: MNYVGQLAGQVFVQVKELYRGLNPATLSGCIDVIVVRQPDGTLQCSPFHVRFGKMGVLRSREKVVDIEINGEPVSLHMKLGENGEAFFVRETENTLEVVPSYLATSPIMSMGEQLMESQLGRGSSRHHDTIPCSSLPVQSLGPQQSDGGMTKKRRKRRRKARPEAGGGGGGRREESGEEFSEEEDMFTIDLSSDEEGDCSRPGYGDQGSTANTHTRPSTDWTRSQSNLIKETLSIPPPCGLSISCPQQTSHFSSAISSADDSRSSTPKSDSELTNQNKDNPEMLWTWGELPQAAQPSFLTAHQKQDAVSIPVSASTHFRAISDTGAPSITTYAPQPGETAAHGRDKDTEECKNGARVELTTNSGDRAGGEQGRDVESVGPLCAEMEALTACSMSPRILPDHLDEGGNRGSPIRRTDSPSKKKEKRSQHLGADGIYLDDITELEPEVAALYFPKSDGGSSSMRGDSEMMMMAVRSANQSPQSVGSSGMDSGVDSLSDQIGDMPHVAISLCGGLTDNREITREEFKERAITYQQFSENPSIIDDPNLVVKIGNKYYNWSTAAPVMLAMQVYQKPLPQASVENIMKEKMPKKGGRWWFSWRSRNSDSKSESAIEAGGGRDESSITMPSASRMKDESSSSDEDHRSSNQASGSCQSELLVSSGSVCYKKTLRLTSEQLASLQLKEGPNDVVFSVTTQYQGTCRCNGTIYLWSWDDKIVISDIDGTITRSDTLGHILPTLGKDWTHQGIARLYHKVSQNGYKFMYCSARAIGMADMTRGYLHWVNERGTMLPMGPVLLSPSSLFSALHREVIEKKPEKFKIECLTDIKNLFYPNTEPFYAAFGNRATDVYSYKEVGVPLNRIFTVNPKGELVQEHAKTNISSFGRLCEMVDHVFPVLARGEAADFSCTDTFAQCNYWNEHLPEGTSQEEEEDPQPLETS, from the exons ATGAACTATGTGGGTCAGTTGGCGGGCCAGGTGTTTGTGCAGGTCAAGGAGCTGTACAGGGGACTCAACCCTGCAACCCTGTCCGGATGTATAGATGTCATCGTGGTGCGGCAGCCCGATGGCACCCTGCAGTGCTCCCCCTTCCACGTACGCTTCGGCAAGATGGGTGTGCTGCGGTCCCGTGAGAAAGTG GTGGACATAGAGATCAACGGAGAGCCCGTGAGTTTGCACATGAAGCTGGGTGAGAATGGAGAGGCCTTCTTCGTCAGAGAGACCGAGAACACACTG GAAGTGGTTCCGTCCTACCTTGCAACATCACCCATCATGTCGATGGGGGAGCAGTTAATGGAGTCCCAGCTAGGCAGGGGCAGTTCTCGTCATCATG ACACCATTCCCTGCAGCTCACTTCCTGTCCAGAGCCTGGGGCCTCAGCAAAGTGACGGCGGGATGAccaagaagaggaggaagaggagaagaaaggcaCGGCCAGAGGCAggcgggggaggaggagggaggagagaggagagtggagaAGAGTTCTCGGAGGAAGAGGACATGTTTACTATCGACTTGAGTTCTGATGAGGAGGGTGactgcagcag ACCTGGTTACGGTGATCAGGGGTCTACAGccaacacgcacacacgcccCAGCACTGATTGGACCCGTTCACAGAG TAATTTGATTAAGGAgactctctccatccctccaccCTGTGGTCTGTCCATCTCTTGTCCACAGCAGACCTCTCACTTCTCTTCCGCTATTAG CAGCGCTGACGATTCACGGTCATCAACGCCGAAGAGCGATTCAGAGCTAACCAATCAGAACAAAGACAACCCTGAGATGCTGTGGACCTGGGGGGAGCTGCCGCAGGCTGCCCAG CCGTCTTTCCTGACTGCCCACCAGAAGCAGGACGCTGTCTCCATCCCAGTGTCTGCCAGCACTCACTTCAGAGCCATCAGTGACACTGGAGCCCCCTCCATCACTACCTATGCTCCCCAGCCAGGGGAGACCGCTGCTCACGGTAGAGACAAGGACACTGAAGAATGTAAAAATGGAGCCAGGGTCGAACTAACCACTAACTCGGGGGACAGGGCTGGAGGAGAGCAAG ggaGAGACGTGGAAAGTGTCGGGCCCCTGTGTGCAGAGATGGAGGCTTTAACAGCCTGCTCGATGTCTCCCAGGATTCTCCCTGATCATCTTGACGAAGGCGGGAATAGAGGAAGTCCCATCAGAAGGACTGATTCACCGTCCAAGAAGAAAG AAAAGAGAAGCCAACACCTGGGTGCTGATGGAATATACCTGGATGACATCACAGAGCTGGAGCCTGAAGTAGCTGCTCTCTACTTCCCCAAAAG tGACGGAGGCAGCAGCTCCATGAGGGGAGACtcagagatgatgatgatggcagtGAGGAGCGCTAATCAGTCCCCACAGTCAGTGGGCAGCAGCGGGATGGACAGCGGCGTAGACAGTCTGTCCGACCAAATAGGGGACATGCCCCATGTTGCCATCTCTCTGTGCGGAGGACTCACTGACAACAGGGAGATCACACGAG AGGAGTTCAAGGAGAGGGCAATTACCTACCAGCAGTTCTCTGAAAACCCTTCTATTATCGATGACCCTAACCTGGTGGTCAAGATCGGAAACAA GTACTACAACTGGAGCACAGCGGCTCCTGTCATGTTGGCCATGCAGGTCTATCAGAAACCACTGCCGCAG GCCTCAGTGGAGAACATCATGAAGGAGAAGATGCCAAAGAAAGGAGGACGCTGGTGGTTCTCATGGAGGAGCCGGAACAGCGACTCCAAATCA GAATCAGCGATAGAAGCGGGAGGAGGCCGGGACGAGAGTTCAATCACTATGCCCTCAGCGAGCAG GATGAAGGATGAGTCATCCTCTAGTGACGAGGACCACAGATCGTCCAATCAGGCGTCAGGATCGTGTCAGTCAGAGCTCCTCGTGAGTTCTGGCAGCGTCTGTTATAAGAAGACTCTTCGGCTCACCTCAGAGCAACTG gccaGCCTGCAGCTGAAGGAGGGTCCTAATGATGTGGTGTTCAGTGTGACCACTCAGTATCAGGGCACCTGTCGCTGCAATGGCACAATCTATCTCTGGAGCTGGGATGATAAGATAGTCATCTCTGATATAGATGGAACCATCACCAG GTCAGACACACTGGGTCACATCCTCCCCACACTGGGTAAAGACTGGACCCACCAGGGCATCGCACGGCTCTATCACAAAGTCAGCCA GAATGGATATAAATTCATGTACTGCTCGGCGAGGGCCATCGGCATGGCTGATATGACTCGAGGCTACCTGCACTGGGTCAATGAGAGGGGAACCATGCTGCCAATGGGGCCGGTGCTGCTCAGCCCCAGCAGCCTTTTCTCTGCATTGCACAG GGAGGTGATTGAGAAGAAACCAGAGAAGTTTAAGATCGAGTGTCTCACAGACATAAAGAACCTTTTCTACCCAAACACTGAACCTTTCTACGCTGCTTTCGGCAACAGAGCTACG GATGTATATTCCTATAAGGAGGTGGGTGTTCCTCTAAACAGGATTTTCACTGTCAATCCCAAAGGGGAGCTGGTACAGGAGCACGCCAAAACCAATATCTCCTC CTTCGGCCGTCTGTGCGAGATGGTCGACCACGTCTTCCCGGTCCTAGCTCGAGGTGAGGCAGCAGACTTCTCCTGCACTGACACCTTCGCCCAGTGCAACTACTGGAACGAACATCTTCCCGAAGGCACCAgccaggaagaagaggaagaccCACAGCCACTTGAGACAAGCTGA